TAAATATAACGCCAGCAACTATCGACCAATTTCTTTGACTTGCATAGCTTCAAAACTAATGGAGCATATCATGGTCTCAAACAACAGGCGCCATCTCGACaacaacaatcttctcacacctttctaACATGGCTTCCGTTCtaaacatagctgtgagactcAACTTTTATCCTTCACACAGGAAAgttttgacaatctccaatctggaaatCAAACAGATCTCATTgcaatggatttctcgaaagctttcgacaaagTCGATCATCAACTCTTTCTCTATAAActtatgaaacttggtgtcaACAAAACATCTTTATCCTGGATTCAGTCTTTCCTTAGTaatcgttctcaatctgtagtagttgaaggctcacactctgattctttaccagttctttcaggggttccccaaggttcagtgttgggtccttgccTCTTTCTttgtttcatcaatgaccttcctgactctgttaaaagtagaatacgcttatttgctgatgacaccattATATACCTCACTATCGACTCATTAGTAGACTCCtacaaacttcaagatgatttgacaaaatcgTAAATGGTCTATGGAATTTAATCCTGATAAATACGAAATTATAAGAAtctctaaaaaaaataaaaaaatatcatctttccatataaattacataatcaagaactaaaaaccacagacaatgctaaatatcttgggattactattagcgATGAATTTAGTTGGAATAAACATATTGaatttacatcttcaaaagctagtaacaccctcagatttataaaaagaaatgtacaatgtaataaccgtaatatcaaagaaactgcctacaaaacATACGTTTGCCCACAactagaatactgtaacaccatatggcatccatggcagaacAACTTAAcatatgagatagaaaaggtacaaagagctgcagccagatatgttatgaatgactactcataccaaagcagcgtaacataaATGCTTGAAACTCTCAATtggcagacattagaacaaagaagaatacatgcatctttaattatgttgtataaaatatcacacaacctcgtctctgtagatcataaccacctgacaacctctagaaatttaaactttatcattccaacttcaagaacacaatatcatatgaactccctcccccgcacaatcagatactggaacgctttaccttataacatcaaggatagtgtgaaccttcagtgcttcacatttGACCTAGATTCGTATacgtactaatgtcatcatcctgtttttacttttaacaagctgtatatattactgctcttactcttttaacaacatgaatatcatgCATCATGCAAAatagcaacatgcttttaacaactgccccgacctcccggttatgatcagagattgattgttgggagtatctccgTAAATGtagatgtatatatatttctttgcttCTTGATGGAAAAGaagatatcagaaaatgaaaatagatatttatttgtttgaatattgCGAAGTTGTTTACCGTGCACGTTTAGAACACAAAGACCACAAAGACGTGGCGTTCTCAAGCGTAATGTTTGACGTTACGCTAGATGGCGCGGAATTACGTCTTCGTGACCTTAAAGTTTATCGATAATATTTCATGTTCCAcataatacatttattattatagcGAATGAGCAGTAAATTGTTTTGAATTCTTAAAAGTTACTTGCAAACGAAAAGTAGTAAATGATAGCTTCCATACATAATCAATTACTATTTTGAACGTATTTTGTAGCACTTGCAACAGATAATAAATCATGGACGATGGCAGCACCGGAACACCAATTCCCTTCAAAGTGACAGATGACATCAATACAAAACCTTTTATGCTTATATATCATACATTTGAGGATTTCATGAAACAATGTAAGTAAATATTACATGTACTACAAATTTATGTGTGACTTCTCATTAGCGCCAGACGTCTTGAACTAGCTTAATGTTCATGCCACAATGCATTAAACACTGCTGGTTTAAtagtaaatatatttctaaaaagcCGTATGAAGTTAAGCAAGCAAAATAAGTATACAAGCTTTCATTTGATTTCTTGTTGTTGAGAGTAGCAGATACATCTTAAGATACAGCATCATTGTAATATCAAAGTTCGAACGGATTATATCAATGCAACTTTGGATATATTCAATTGATAAAATGCGTTTTGTTTAATGATATTGACAGGCAGAGAAAGATTTGTTATATCCACTGAAGAAGAGATTACACTAGAATCAGCTGATGACGAGTGTCTAGTTGACAAAGATTCAATCCCGTATTTAGATCGGAAGTCTTTACTGATTTTGCATACCACAAAGAAATCAAAGACAAATGCAGGTAAAGTTATGTAACAAGAAAGGAGCTTATATCAATGCATTTGTGAAGTCCCCTTAAATGAATCCTAATAGATAGACCATTGAGAAAAATATACATAGCATAAATATACATAGCATATTTTTAAAGGAACTACATTTTGCAGCACAATAATAGAACtgttataatttaaaataattaaataaaatgaaaaagcaaCGTCATGCATCCTAAATGTTCTAAAGTTTTTGATGAACACATACTTCACATATTCTGCCTTAATGTTGCAACTGATGTGAAATAAGGCTGTTAGAACAAAGACTGTTTGCAATGTCTTAGCTTGGTATTTTTACAAGTATTGAGTATGAAATTA
The Mercenaria mercenaria strain notata unplaced genomic scaffold, MADL_Memer_1 contig_958, whole genome shotgun sequence genome window above contains:
- the LOC128555029 gene encoding uncharacterized protein LOC128555029; its protein translation is MDDGSTGTPIPFKVTDDINTKPFMLIYHTFEDFMKQCRERFVISTEEEITLESADDECLVDKDSIPYLDRKSLLILHTTKKSKTNAGYKADWIENTGESHTLRKSDLSCSRTIPSSEDLDDITNKVKHNQRTYLGHTRSRSHG